A genome region from Methanobacterium subterraneum includes the following:
- a CDS encoding DUF11 domain-containing protein, whose translation MIPLLLITLSVIFFAGTVSAADEAIFVNGSSGLDTNDGYSWSTAKLTIQNATGTVNSNGVVTIADGVYSGTGNTNITIDRNMTIQGLSETGTILNGTGTNWIFNITAGVNVTLQSLTITNATAGTFGAINNNGNLTVENCTFTHNKETSNLVMSYGGGAIRNSAEYGTIIVNLTNCTFEYNHAARSGAAVLNYCDVAGNYVISTVINCTFNNNTADIHATFYNAAFGGDIISEIANCTFTNNTAGIGGGGAVANFASYSSVKSTITDCNFINNHADVGGAIYSYANTQVNFITCNVTNSNFINNTAINGGAITITRLSGILNLTAHFNRIVGNMATTGSAIFNYGGNVNATGNWWSSNADPSGQIFGLVDYSPWLFMTINATPETINNTQTSLITVSLNNYSTDGSSSSPLDPNLGHIPDGVPVTFSLIDGPLGTLGSQTGFINGTASIIFTANAVGVQQANATIDNENRTATITINPSGHVNITKTADNYTPNYWDGVTFTITARNEGPDDVEGLEITDILPNGLTLISADTHGFGSYNSGIWNIGNLANGTTAILTLFVNATSTGTFTNWANVTAQTTYDPEPWSQDNTIITVPSAADIAVEKSFYDYEGDYEITSANYWDVISTRILVTNNGPDTATNVVISDIFGSGLSFADEWWVKWDINDWYWNLNDASFDPATMTWTIPSLPAGQTAALDIMTNLTSTGTLHNYAELVSSETYDWNHTNNNDTAYLTVPEASYLSIYKEFRDLPWGNVITTAYYNDVIYAIVQVKNQGPDTTSVSILDTMAGIVWTGNYYVLSNVGSILPTPSSWVLNDPVNTFNGTNWNIPFLNTFIGSEKWLAIEGIINTTGINAASNHAETVDQNTYPYKGYANYTANLTILAAPTSIIVDDIRGNKGDTVTLSATLTDHNSDPVVGAMLEFWVDGVKVGESNTGSNGTATFNYQITETPGNHTLKSVFNGNTFYQGINTTGNLYVSSANLYIVITSDKNNPTVGETFTLRYKLGNNGPDTADNVTITIPLPEGFVISKIEGDGNWTVNGNTIIWTMNNVTVGDPYLYISGWTTGPGNYLFSASIASDTFNINSMGVSSLTLNAQPTVNAATTTNTVGMQTTGTPIVPLALAVISVLCGLVATRKNNKRI comes from the coding sequence TTGATTCCTTTACTGCTCATAACCTTATCCGTGATATTTTTTGCTGGTACTGTTTCTGCTGCAGATGAAGCTATTTTTGTGAATGGTTCATCTGGACTGGATACCAATGATGGTTATTCATGGAGTACTGCTAAATTAACCATCCAAAATGCAACAGGAACCGTAAACTCTAACGGAGTAGTGACTATTGCCGATGGGGTTTACTCAGGAACCGGCAACACCAACATCACCATTGACCGGAACATGACCATACAGGGCCTGAGCGAGACCGGAACCATACTAAACGGAACCGGCACTAACTGGATATTCAACATAACCGCAGGTGTCAATGTCACCCTGCAAAGTCTTACTATAACCAATGCCACTGCAGGAACATTCGGGGCCATTAACAATAATGGTAATTTGACTGTGGAGAACTGCACATTCACCCATAACAAGGAAACATCTAATCTGGTAATGAGTTATGGTGGTGGTGCTATTCGTAATTCAGCAGAGTATGGCACTATTATCGTTAATCTGACCAATTGTACCTTCGAGTATAACCATGCAGCTAGAAGTGGTGCTGCAGTTTTGAACTATTGTGATGTTGCTGGTAATTATGTAATCAGTACGGTGATTAACTGTACCTTCAATAATAACACTGCAGATATCCATGCCACTTTCTACAATGCTGCCTTCGGAGGTGATATTATTAGTGAGATTGCTAACTGTACCTTCACTAATAACACTGCGGGAATTGGTGGTGGGGGTGCTGTAGCGAATTTTGCAAGTTATAGTTCAGTTAAATCTACCATTACAGATTGTAACTTCATTAATAACCATGCAGATGTTGGAGGTGCTATTTACAGTTATGCGAATACCCAGGTGAATTTCATTACTTGTAATGTGACTAACAGCAACTTCATCAACAACACGGCCATAAATGGTGGTGCCATAACCATAACCCGGTTATCAGGCATTCTTAATTTAACAGCCCATTTCAACCGAATTGTTGGAAACATGGCAACTACCGGTAGTGCAATTTTCAATTATGGTGGAAATGTAAATGCCACTGGTAACTGGTGGAGTTCCAATGCCGATCCATCTGGCCAGATATTTGGACTAGTGGATTACTCACCATGGCTTTTCATGACCATCAATGCCACTCCAGAGACCATCAACAACACCCAGACCAGTTTAATCACGGTGAGTTTAAACAACTACAGCACTGATGGTAGTTCTTCCAGCCCATTAGACCCTAATCTTGGCCATATACCAGATGGTGTTCCCGTTACCTTCAGTTTAATTGACGGACCCCTGGGAACTCTGGGATCACAAACCGGATTTATCAATGGTACTGCTAGCATTATATTCACTGCAAATGCCGTTGGAGTTCAACAAGCAAATGCAACAATCGATAACGAAAACAGAACCGCAACCATCACCATCAATCCCAGTGGACATGTGAACATCACTAAAACAGCTGATAACTATACACCGAATTACTGGGATGGGGTTACATTTACCATCACCGCACGTAATGAAGGGCCTGACGATGTGGAAGGTCTTGAAATCACCGACATCTTACCAAATGGTTTGACACTAATTTCTGCAGATACCCATGGTTTCGGAAGCTACAATTCAGGCATCTGGAACATAGGAAATCTAGCCAATGGCACAACAGCAATCTTAACCCTATTTGTGAATGCCACCAGCACTGGAACTTTCACCAACTGGGCAAATGTAACAGCACAAACCACCTATGACCCCGAACCATGGTCCCAGGACAACACCATCATAACTGTTCCCTCCGCTGCTGATATCGCTGTTGAAAAATCATTCTACGACTATGAAGGAGATTATGAGATTACCAGTGCCAATTACTGGGATGTTATCTCCACACGGATACTTGTAACCAACAATGGACCTGACACTGCCACTAACGTGGTTATATCGGATATTTTTGGTTCAGGCCTCAGCTTCGCGGACGAATGGTGGGTTAAATGGGATATTAATGACTGGTATTGGAACTTGAATGATGCTTCCTTTGATCCAGCAACAATGACTTGGACCATTCCATCACTACCTGCGGGTCAGACCGCAGCCCTGGATATAATGACCAACCTCACCAGTACCGGCACACTGCACAACTATGCTGAATTAGTGTCAAGTGAGACCTACGATTGGAACCACACTAACAACAACGACACTGCATACCTAACCGTGCCTGAAGCAAGTTACCTATCCATCTACAAAGAATTCAGGGACCTTCCATGGGGTAATGTCATTACCACGGCTTACTACAATGACGTGATTTACGCCATAGTTCAGGTAAAAAACCAGGGCCCAGACACCACCTCAGTTAGTATTTTAGATACTATGGCTGGTATTGTTTGGACGGGTAATTATTATGTTCTCTCCAATGTGGGATCTATTCTCCCTACACCTAGTTCATGGGTTTTAAATGACCCTGTAAACACTTTCAACGGAACAAACTGGAACATACCCTTCCTGAACACATTTATTGGTAGTGAAAAATGGCTAGCCATTGAAGGAATCATCAACACAACCGGGATAAACGCTGCATCAAACCATGCAGAAACCGTAGACCAAAATACGTATCCCTATAAAGGATATGCTAACTACACCGCAAACCTAACAATACTGGCAGCACCCACCTCCATAATTGTGGATGATATTCGTGGAAATAAAGGTGACACGGTAACCTTGAGCGCAACTTTAACTGATCACAACAGTGATCCGGTTGTTGGTGCCATGTTGGAGTTCTGGGTTGACGGGGTGAAGGTTGGTGAAAGCAACACTGGATCCAATGGAACCGCAACATTCAACTACCAGATCACCGAGACACCAGGAAATCATACATTAAAATCAGTGTTCAATGGAAACACCTTTTATCAGGGAATTAACACCACTGGAAACCTTTACGTGTCTAGTGCTAACTTGTACATTGTGATTACCAGTGATAAGAACAATCCCACAGTAGGTGAAACATTCACCCTCAGATACAAACTGGGAAACAACGGACCAGACACAGCAGACAACGTAACCATAACCATACCCTTACCCGAAGGCTTTGTAATATCAAAAATTGAGGGTGATGGAAACTGGACTGTTAATGGAAACACCATAATCTGGACCATGAACAATGTCACCGTAGGCGACCCTTACCTGTACATCTCAGGATGGACCACCGGACCAGGAAATTACCTATTCAGTGCATCAATAGCCTCAGACACCTTTAACATCAACAGTATGGGAGTTAGTTCCCTCACGTTAAACGCGCAACCAACAGTAAACGCAGCAACCACAACTAACACGGTGGGAATGCAAACCACCGGAACACCAATAGTACCCTTGGCCTTAGCAGTTATCAGTGTACTCTGTGGATTAGTAGCAACCCGGAAAAATAATAAAAGGATTTAA
- the coaBC gene encoding bifunctional phosphopantothenoylcysteine decarboxylase/phosphopantothenate--cysteine ligase CoaBC, which translates to MTIVLCVTGSVAAVETVKLARELKRKGFMVKCFMTDGACDIINPYALEFATGEKVVTKLTGDIEHVKYADEDLILVAPATANVISKFAYKIADNPINTLLLTASGYNTPIVMVPSMHQSMYQAVEENIQKLKNEGVVFMEPREEENKAKFPSVDDVVLQAQKATSAGGLEGRNVLVSAGGTYESIDPIRGITNRSSGKMGLEMAKEAFRRGAQVTMITGRVEVEIPKVFQHIKVISSKDMQEALEENLLDHDVFIATAAVSDFTVDESASKISSSRGETLKLKVAPKIINQAKEHNPAVYLVGFKAEYGVSQDKLVESAKGRMRESGADLMVANDVAEAGAGFGSDQNKVVLVDDEVWDVPLSTKEEISALVIGRIIERII; encoded by the coding sequence ATGACAATTGTGCTCTGTGTTACAGGTAGTGTGGCTGCAGTGGAAACAGTGAAGCTGGCCAGGGAGCTTAAAAGAAAGGGATTCATGGTTAAATGCTTCATGACTGATGGGGCCTGTGATATCATCAATCCCTACGCACTGGAATTTGCCACTGGGGAAAAGGTAGTTACCAAGCTCACCGGGGATATAGAGCATGTTAAATATGCTGATGAAGATCTGATCCTAGTGGCACCAGCCACCGCCAACGTGATCAGCAAATTCGCCTACAAAATAGCGGATAACCCAATAAACACACTTCTTTTAACTGCAAGTGGCTATAACACTCCCATTGTAATGGTGCCATCCATGCACCAGTCCATGTACCAGGCAGTGGAGGAGAACATCCAGAAACTCAAAAATGAGGGAGTGGTTTTCATGGAGCCCAGGGAAGAGGAGAACAAGGCCAAGTTCCCCTCAGTTGATGATGTGGTGCTCCAGGCCCAGAAAGCCACATCTGCCGGCGGACTCGAAGGTCGGAATGTTCTGGTAAGTGCCGGGGGAACCTACGAGTCCATAGATCCCATAAGGGGTATCACCAATCGTAGCTCTGGTAAGATGGGTTTGGAAATGGCCAAGGAAGCCTTCCGTCGCGGTGCCCAGGTCACCATGATCACTGGAAGAGTGGAAGTGGAAATACCCAAAGTATTCCAACACATAAAAGTCATCTCCAGTAAGGATATGCAGGAAGCACTGGAAGAAAACCTCCTTGACCATGACGTGTTCATTGCCACTGCAGCTGTCAGTGACTTCACCGTGGATGAAAGTGCATCCAAGATATCATCATCCCGGGGGGAGACCCTGAAACTCAAGGTAGCCCCTAAGATCATAAACCAGGCCAAGGAACACAACCCAGCAGTTTACCTGGTGGGCTTCAAGGCCGAGTACGGTGTTTCCCAGGATAAACTGGTGGAATCTGCCAAGGGGAGAATGAGAGAATCCGGTGCTGATCTGATGGTGGCCAATGACGTGGCTGAAGCAGGTGCCGGATTCGGATCCGACCAGAACAAAGTAGTGCTGGTGGATGATGAGGTATGGGATGTACCCCTAAGCACCAAGGAAGAAATATCTGCACTGGTAATTGGAAGGATTATAGAACGGATTATTTAG
- a CDS encoding KH domain-containing protein, protein MVLPVCDVCLKSGMLCQGCENKLKTGEISQLDLDIAKILYRVGDGKIGFKKTIEIGDVVIIITEKNQVGKLIGKGGKIVREISRTLERKVRVVGENSDLKAVATDMLAPARISGINIVYGKDGEERYKIRVRREDARRLPAKLDIINTIIQELTGEKTLVVIDRDN, encoded by the coding sequence ATGGTTTTACCAGTATGCGATGTCTGTTTAAAGAGCGGAATGTTATGTCAAGGTTGTGAGAATAAGCTGAAAACAGGAGAAATAAGTCAGCTTGACTTGGACATTGCAAAAATCCTCTACCGTGTGGGTGATGGTAAAATCGGGTTTAAGAAAACCATAGAAATCGGAGACGTGGTTATAATCATCACCGAAAAAAATCAGGTGGGTAAACTCATTGGTAAGGGTGGTAAAATAGTAAGGGAAATATCCAGAACCCTGGAGCGAAAGGTAAGGGTGGTTGGAGAAAACTCGGACTTGAAAGCTGTGGCCACGGACATGCTAGCCCCTGCCCGTATTTCAGGCATTAACATAGTCTACGGAAAAGATGGTGAAGAAAGATACAAAATACGGGTCAGGAGAGAAGACGCCCGCAGATTACCTGCTAAACTGGATATTATAAACACTATCATCCAGGAATTAACCGGGGAAAAAACCCTGGTAGTTATCGACCGTGATAATTAA
- a CDS encoding PsbP-related protein, with protein sequence MNKILPLMAAMVMMVLVSGCITNEDKANQTNNFSQNGVSFQYPISWGVASVTSPNGVAAVGDPTTVVNGNPTTSVVIQKANVTTGAALKTAYDLNYAQFFNNTGKTKVSEAEITLNGAKVYENVYTSSEEGVAKKYRAVWIQKGSTTYVILCSARTEAYDAQQANFDLVVNSFQAT encoded by the coding sequence ATGAATAAAATTCTCCCATTAATGGCAGCCATGGTGATGATGGTCCTGGTGTCAGGATGCATCACCAATGAAGATAAGGCCAACCAGACCAATAATTTCTCTCAGAACGGTGTCTCTTTCCAGTACCCCATATCCTGGGGTGTGGCTTCAGTGACTTCACCCAATGGGGTGGCTGCAGTGGGAGATCCCACTACCGTGGTTAACGGAAACCCCACCACATCGGTGGTTATCCAGAAGGCAAATGTAACCACTGGAGCAGCTCTTAAAACAGCCTACGATCTTAACTACGCACAATTCTTCAATAACACGGGGAAAACAAAAGTTTCAGAGGCAGAAATCACTCTAAACGGTGCTAAGGTCTATGAAAACGTGTACACATCCTCGGAGGAGGGAGTGGCCAAGAAGTACCGGGCAGTGTGGATCCAAAAAGGCAGCACCACTTACGTGATACTGTGCAGTGCCCGTACAGAAGCCTACGATGCCCAGCAAGCCAACTTCGACCTGGTGGTAAACAGTTTCCAGGCAACATAA
- the pheA gene encoding prephenate dehydratase, which produces MKIGYFGPAGTFTEEAASRLEGELLPYPTIPEVFEAVHSGEVELGVVPIENSIEGSVGVTLDLLAHQYLLKIRGEIILPINHNLLINPDAELGDVEVVYSHYQPLSQCRMFLEKMGVRTQATGSTAAAAEMISDDRKAAAIGTRRAAQLYGLKVAAENIQDHANNMTRFVVVDQKDHAPTGKDKTSVVLCLSRDRPGGLYEILGEFAQENINLTKIESRPSKEKLGSYIFFVDMEGHHRDLKIMNVINRVRSKVGYIKILGSYPQEGDD; this is translated from the coding sequence ATGAAAATAGGATATTTCGGACCAGCAGGAACCTTCACTGAAGAAGCAGCATCCAGATTGGAGGGGGAACTGTTACCTTACCCCACCATACCTGAAGTATTTGAAGCAGTCCACAGTGGTGAAGTTGAACTGGGAGTGGTGCCCATAGAGAACTCCATTGAAGGCTCGGTGGGAGTCACCCTGGATCTCCTGGCCCACCAGTACCTCCTGAAAATCAGGGGGGAAATAATACTCCCCATAAATCACAACCTCCTCATAAACCCTGATGCAGAATTAGGGGATGTGGAAGTGGTTTATTCACATTACCAGCCATTATCACAGTGTAGGATGTTCCTGGAGAAAATGGGGGTGCGAACCCAGGCCACCGGTAGCACTGCAGCCGCTGCCGAGATGATAAGTGATGATCGTAAGGCAGCGGCCATTGGAACCCGGCGAGCTGCCCAGTTATACGGTCTTAAAGTAGCAGCAGAGAATATCCAGGACCATGCCAATAACATGACCCGTTTCGTGGTGGTGGATCAGAAGGATCACGCTCCCACAGGGAAGGACAAAACATCGGTGGTGCTATGCCTGTCCCGGGACCGTCCAGGTGGTCTGTACGAGATACTGGGAGAATTCGCCCAGGAAAATATAAACTTGACCAAGATAGAGTCCCGTCCCTCCAAGGAGAAACTGGGAAGCTATATCTTCTTTGTGGATATGGAGGGTCACCATAGGGATTTAAAAATCATGAATGTTATAAATAGGGTAAGATCAAAGGTAGGATACATAAAGATTTTAGGATCATATCCTCAGGAAGGAGATGATTAG
- a CDS encoding histidine kinase dimerization/phosphoacceptor domain -containing protein translates to MNGVKIFLVGKEATSDTERVLESLGYEFQLTPSVEEAALQSLKKRNILILIESSSKEDFPEFFSKVKNLETPVIMLAENADELITPRGNQPYGYLVKPYHESELKFNINQAIFKKELERKFKRSEDILNISMNMAKMVYWEYDTEKDLFTFDDHFYALYGTTIDEQGGKHLSSEEYVTRFIPPEEQDAVGMEVAKALETDDLNFSSTFQHWMIRADGGRRYIVVRIRIMTDEQGHKIGTKGVNQDITEFKMAEEALNEADQRLAEIIDFLPDATFAIDVEGRVISWNRAIEEMTWVWSEEILGKDNYEYSLPFYGERRPGLIDLFNSSDEEIERHYQNLKKNGKVLTAETEVTLKGERRTVWVKAVPLEDSKGNFIGAIEAIRDITDLRNAEKKLKKSLKEKEILLKEIHHRVKNNLMIISSLLNLQSHYIKDKEALDVFRESQNRAKSMALIHERLYQSTDLKNIDFGDYIRSLTTDLYHSMVSDPGRVNLDLDLEDVKIDINTVVPLGLIVNELVTNSMKYAFPDDECGHIKVELHHEHENVVLRVSDNGVGFPRDVDYKNTNSLGLQLVNNLIIQIDGELELDNNQGTTFTIRFKEQKE, encoded by the coding sequence ATGAATGGTGTTAAAATATTCCTGGTGGGGAAGGAAGCGACCAGTGACACGGAACGTGTTCTGGAATCACTGGGCTATGAATTTCAACTCACTCCCAGTGTGGAAGAGGCTGCTTTACAATCTTTAAAAAAAAGGAATATTCTGATTTTAATTGAAAGCTCTTCTAAAGAGGATTTTCCTGAATTTTTCTCCAAGGTTAAAAACCTGGAAACACCAGTTATCATGTTAGCTGAAAATGCTGATGAATTAATCACACCTCGAGGGAATCAACCCTATGGTTATCTGGTAAAACCATACCATGAAAGTGAGCTCAAATTTAACATTAACCAGGCTATCTTTAAAAAAGAACTGGAAAGGAAGTTCAAACGGAGTGAAGATATTCTCAATATCAGCATGAACATGGCTAAGATGGTTTACTGGGAATACGATACTGAAAAAGATCTCTTTACCTTTGATGATCATTTCTATGCACTCTACGGCACTACAATTGATGAACAGGGGGGAAAACATCTGTCCTCTGAGGAATATGTCACCCGTTTCATTCCCCCTGAAGAACAGGATGCAGTGGGGATGGAAGTGGCCAAGGCCCTGGAAACTGATGATCTAAACTTCTCCAGCACATTTCAACACTGGATGATCAGAGCCGATGGTGGGAGAAGGTACATTGTGGTGCGCATAAGGATCATGACCGATGAACAGGGTCATAAAATCGGAACCAAAGGAGTAAACCAGGATATAACTGAGTTTAAGATGGCTGAAGAGGCCCTGAATGAGGCGGATCAGCGTTTGGCAGAGATCATTGATTTTCTCCCTGATGCCACCTTTGCCATTGATGTGGAGGGGCGGGTTATTTCCTGGAACCGGGCCATTGAAGAAATGACATGGGTCTGGTCCGAGGAGATCCTGGGGAAAGACAACTATGAATATTCCTTACCCTTCTATGGTGAGCGACGACCAGGATTAATTGACCTGTTTAACTCCTCTGATGAGGAGATAGAAAGGCATTACCAAAATCTTAAAAAAAATGGTAAGGTATTAACCGCTGAAACCGAAGTAACCCTGAAAGGAGAAAGAAGAACTGTCTGGGTCAAAGCAGTGCCTCTGGAAGATAGTAAAGGTAATTTTATAGGTGCTATTGAGGCCATTAGGGATATTACTGATTTGAGAAATGCGGAGAAAAAGTTAAAAAAATCCCTTAAGGAAAAGGAAATTCTCCTGAAGGAGATCCATCACCGGGTTAAAAATAATCTGATGATCATATCCAGCTTACTTAACCTCCAATCACATTACATAAAGGACAAAGAAGCCCTGGATGTTTTCCGGGAAAGCCAGAACAGGGCTAAATCCATGGCCCTGATCCACGAAAGACTCTACCAATCCACTGACCTTAAAAACATCGATTTTGGTGATTACATACGCAGCCTAACCACCGATCTGTACCACAGCATGGTCTCGGATCCCGGACGGGTTAACCTGGATCTGGATCTAGAGGATGTGAAGATCGATATTAACACCGTGGTTCCACTGGGACTTATTGTCAATGAACTGGTTACCAACAGTATGAAATACGCATTCCCTGATGATGAATGTGGTCATATCAAGGTAGAACTACACCATGAACATGAAAATGTCGTATTAAGAGTCAGTGATAATGGTGTCGGATTCCCTAGGGATGTGGATTATAAAAATACCAATTCTTTGGGACTACAACTAGTTAACAACCTAATAATCCAAATTGATGGCGAATTAGAACTGGATAACAACCAGGGAACAACTTTCACCATCCGTTTTAAAGAACAGAAAGAATGA
- a CDS encoding RNA ligase translates to MREKNTPPLVTDEEVSHLLDIPSPRLEDAYRKGIIKKYQKHDLDAIQFRKGLGRMEAGTMVIKGEDMEVIRGFPKIRRTLMLHPALEKHFPREVAVEEKMNGYNVRIAQVNGRIVAFTRGGYICPYTSRKATQILDLDEFFQNYPEMVICGEMVGTLNPYVSHYYPEVGKLGFRIFDLREKLTNKPLPVLDKRELLADYHLEPVRLLGIFPVKEAPENIMEITNELGKNDREGVVMKDPQMELEPLKYTSSQAQAAELEYALSFPFDLAQAFLFSRIIREGFQAHEAGETGEKLRERALRMGESALYPMLQTISKVEQGELAAEDLLIEVDNLEEAEEFIRHLRDLKVMATLVEVKNGKAVIRRIHQSTNDRINNYLDGGLY, encoded by the coding sequence ATGAGAGAAAAAAACACCCCACCCCTGGTAACTGATGAGGAAGTTTCCCATCTCCTGGACATACCCTCCCCTAGACTGGAGGATGCCTACCGGAAGGGTATCATAAAAAAATACCAGAAGCACGACCTGGATGCCATACAGTTCCGGAAAGGATTGGGAAGGATGGAAGCAGGGACCATGGTGATAAAAGGGGAGGATATGGAAGTTATAAGGGGTTTCCCCAAGATAAGAAGAACTCTGATGCTCCACCCGGCCCTGGAAAAACATTTCCCCCGGGAAGTGGCAGTGGAGGAGAAGATGAACGGATACAACGTCCGTATAGCCCAGGTTAACGGGAGGATAGTGGCCTTCACCAGGGGTGGTTACATCTGCCCCTACACCAGCCGTAAAGCCACCCAGATACTTGATCTGGATGAATTCTTCCAGAACTACCCAGAGATGGTCATCTGTGGTGAGATGGTGGGCACCCTTAACCCCTACGTATCCCACTACTACCCGGAGGTGGGGAAACTGGGATTCCGCATATTCGACCTCCGGGAGAAACTCACCAACAAACCCCTCCCAGTCCTGGACAAAAGGGAACTCCTGGCAGACTACCACTTGGAACCAGTACGACTACTGGGAATATTCCCTGTGAAAGAGGCTCCGGAGAATATCATGGAGATCACCAATGAATTGGGGAAAAACGACCGGGAGGGAGTGGTGATGAAGGATCCCCAGATGGAACTGGAACCCCTGAAGTACACCTCATCCCAGGCCCAGGCCGCAGAACTGGAATATGCACTGAGCTTCCCCTTTGACCTGGCCCAGGCATTCCTCTTCAGCAGGATCATTCGAGAAGGATTCCAGGCCCATGAAGCCGGAGAAACAGGAGAAAAACTACGCGAAAGAGCATTGAGGATGGGGGAGTCAGCACTATATCCCATGCTGCAAACCATTAGCAAGGTGGAGCAGGGTGAACTGGCAGCAGAGGACCTGTTAATAGAAGTAGATAACCTGGAAGAAGCCGAGGAATTTATCCGCCACCTCAGGGATTTGAAGGTCATGGCCACCCTGGTCGAGGTAAAAAATGGTAAAGCAGTGATAAGGAGAATACACCAATCCACCAATGACCGTATAAACAACTACCTTGATGGGGGATTGTATTAA
- a CDS encoding CBS domain-containing protein, which translates to MHVKDIMAKDAVVVDKDQNIHDALKLMKKHKISRLPVVNTNQNHQKELVGIITEKDIALRLGSSKYGNLAPSHFHVSTVMTPQPLTAEGNQTLGDAAEIMLENRIGGLTVMDGTQITGMITKTDFLHTCHGRPFTDITVKERMHTSVTTIGAQDRLVHARRIIIDEGIGRLPVMEDGELQGMLTAKDIALAMMSFRKVVPDKYKPARIRNLLVEDVMIQNVKTITPETTVSEAAQILLDENFSGLPVVDDDGMAGIITKTDFMKLIVELEKG; encoded by the coding sequence ATGCATGTGAAAGATATAATGGCCAAAGATGCAGTTGTGGTAGACAAAGACCAGAACATTCATGACGCACTGAAATTAATGAAAAAACACAAAATATCCAGGTTACCAGTTGTAAACACCAACCAGAACCATCAGAAAGAACTGGTGGGTATCATAACCGAGAAAGACATAGCTCTCCGACTGGGATCATCCAAATACGGAAACCTGGCACCATCTCACTTCCATGTCTCCACGGTAATGACACCCCAACCATTAACTGCTGAAGGCAACCAGACACTGGGTGATGCCGCTGAGATAATGCTGGAAAACAGGATTGGCGGATTAACAGTCATGGACGGAACCCAGATCACCGGAATGATCACCAAAACCGACTTCCTGCACACCTGCCATGGCAGACCATTCACTGATATCACAGTTAAAGAGAGAATGCACACCAGTGTAACCACCATTGGGGCACAGGACCGGCTGGTGCACGCCCGTAGAATCATAATTGATGAGGGCATTGGTCGACTACCCGTAATGGAGGATGGTGAGCTCCAGGGAATGTTAACTGCCAAAGACATAGCTCTGGCAATGATGTCCTTCCGAAAAGTTGTTCCAGATAAATACAAACCAGCCAGGATACGCAACCTATTGGTGGAAGACGTGATGATACAGAATGTGAAAACCATCACTCCTGAAACAACAGTATCTGAAGCTGCACAGATCCTTCTGGATGAAAACTTCAGTGGACTGCCAGTGGTGGATGATGATGGTATGGCGGGGATAATCACCAAAACTGACTTCATGAAACTGATAGTGGAACTGGAAAAAGGATAA